A window of Flammeovirga kamogawensis genomic DNA:
TTTATCTTCTGTTTCTAAAATGGCATCAACTATTTTCTCTTCCTGTTTCATACGTTCGGTAATATCAGACATTGTACCTACAATTCTAAGAGGTACATTCTGTGCTGAAAATGCTACAGCTTTTCCTTTTGTATGAATCCATTTATATTGTCCATCTTTTGTTTTTATTCTATAAATACTATCATGAAGACCACTCCTCTTTATCTCTTTAATACGATTAATTAACGCCTTTTCTTGATCTCCGTCAATTATTAAATCTTTCCAAAAAACCATTTGATCTAACTCTGCACTTTTAGACGTAAAACCTAGTATGCTATAACACCTTTCACTAAAATTTATCACGTCAGAATCGTGATAAATCTCCCATATCCCTTCGTTAGAAACATCTAAAGCAAATTGTAGTTGTTGTTCTTTATCAATTAATGCTATTTCTGTTTTTTCTTTTGCGGCTATTTCTTTCTTTAAGCTTTTATTACTTTCACTTAGGTTTTCTAGATAAGATTTCCTTTCATGAAAATTACTAATAAGCGATGCTACTGCTTCTACCAACTCCTGTTCTTCTTTTAAAAATGGACTCTCTTTTCTATTAAGTGATAGATCGTTATAAAAGACTTCTATTGTACCTATACTTGTTGCTCCATTATAAATTTTCGCTTCTTGTTTCCATTCTGATTTAGTAAAATGAAGAGATGTAAAAACACTTTCTTTGTACGTTATTCTACAACATGTTTTTTCTGTGAATTGCCAACCATAAGGTATAATTAACGTTGCCGATTCTAGTATATGTTTTATATCTTTTGATGTGCTTTCTGTTAATTGAGAAATTTTATAAAGACATGCCTGTTCTTTGTTCCTAGATTGTAATTGGTTGGAAAGTTGTTCTTTTTGAATCAATCTTTTTACAATCATGTAATACGTAATGATAGATAAGAGAACGGAAATAGCTATAGTTACAAATATTGTAATCAATAGATGTTCTACTTGTTCTCTATTTTTTTCTACTGTTGCTTGTGTACGCGATTCTATTAAACTTTCAAATCTAACAATAGGCTCCATTACTTCTTTTTTAGTGAACAAATACTCTTTGTCGTATAAAATTTGAAGTGCTTTATCCATGTCTGGAGTGCCTTTTATTGTGTATTGATTTGCACTATCCAAGAATATACCTTTTGCGGCATTAAATGCTTGTGTCTCTTTCTTAATCAGTTGATTTGATTTGCCTAGTGCTTCTTTTAATAAAGTAAACTCTTGTTCAGAGAACCCCATTTGGTACATACTATCAAGAATAGAAGTACTCCAACCTTGTTCTTCTAGAATGAGTTTCCCTTCTCTTAAGGCTACTAAATCCCAGTATTTTTTTTCCCAAATAGTATCTTTTGTAATTATGAAATTCTTACAATAGTCTGTTAAAAAATCATCACTCTGCCTCAAAGCATCACCTAAACGATAAGAATTGTATCTATTTACTTGGCTATCAAATAATCTTTCTTGATTAACAAACAGGAGAGCAAGTGAGGTTAGTATACCTAATATTAGTAATATATTCAGTAAAAAAAGCCAAAAGAAAGGTCGTTTTTTATCTTCTAAAAGGTTATTCATTGCAACATATTTTCTCGTTGATATTTTTCAGTAATGCCTTTGCATAAGGACATTGAGCATGTAATATCAACTGCTTTTCGATCGAAAAATTTTTCACCTTTAAGAGAAAGTGAAATCCAAAATTCTCAATCAGATGTAACTCTTGCGGAATAAAAGTATGAAAAAGGATTAAATGATGGTCTTCTTCAATATAATCAATATATGCAACATACCTTTGATACCTAAACTCTAATCGTTTTTTTTTTGAATTCTTTTTAATGAATATTTCCTCCATATTAATAGGCTCAATTATGACTATCTTAAACCCAAAATTAGAGACATTACATTATTATTTTCATCGTATTTTCACTAAAATAGTTCATCTAGGTTTTTCACGTATAAACTATTGTTTCTCCTTCATTAAATTCTTCTAAAACATGCGTGGCAAAACCTTTTCCAGCTTCTCTATATACATTATATACGGCATCAACACCATTTTCTTTTAATTGAGAAATTTGATCTGAATATTCAACAATTGCTGCTGTTCTTCCTTTAAAATTCATTTCCTTTAATTGTTGAGCTGCTAAATCATTAGAATGATGGTGTGGCATGGCAAATAGGATAATTTCAAACTGATTTATGTTTTTAATTCTATGCCAAAAATCCCAATCTACAGCATCACCTTGTAATACAACTCTTCCATCTTCTATGTGATTTAAAACTGTACCTTCTTTTGTATCGATCCCTAATACTCTTTCTTTAAACTCCTTACTTATTTCATCATAAATACCTGTTCCGATACGACCCATTCCTAAGATCAAAACTTTTGCTTCTCCTATATCAAGCATCTGATCCATCTTATTCAAACTACTATTTTCACTCTTTATTTTAGTTAAGAACTTATATACTTCATTACTCCAATTATTAATAGGTGAAGCAATTATAAAAGATAAAGAAACAGCTATAGCAATACTTACTAACAGTTCTCCTGGAATCCACCCTAGTTTATAACCCAAACCTCCAACTATTAACCCAAATTCACTATAATTCATTAGTGTTAAAGCACTGAAAACTGAAGTTCTTACTCTAAAATTAAAGAGGTCGAAAAAACGGAAGTACAACCATGCTTTAAATGGCAACAATGCAATTAATACAAATGCAAAAACAAAGGCTGAAGTACTCAATGAAGTTGATAAACCTATATCTAAAAAGAAACAAACTAAAAGTAATTCTTTAATGTTGAAAAGTGATTTTGAAAGTTCTGAGGCTTTAGGATGACCTGATAGCAAAACACCTATAATTAATGCTCCCAAGTCTGGTTTTAACCCTGCCATATCAAACAATCCTGCTCCCATTACAAAAGCCATAAAAATACCGAAAATAGTAAGCATCTCTCCATGCTTTACTGTATCCATAATTTTATAAAAAAGTGGTCTAAGTAATGGTAGTGCAAAAAGTAAAATAGCCCATACTTCTGGTACTTTTCCGGTGGAAATAGTCATAAAAACTACAGCAAAAATATCCTGCATTACGAGTACTCCTATGGATAAAGCACCATATATTGCATTCATGACACCTTTTTCTTCCAACGTTTTAATTGCAAATACGGTACTCGAAAAAGAAAGTGCAAAAGCCACAAGAAGCAGCTGTATAAAATCTAAAGATGCTAATAATCCAGCTCCCATTATTTGTAAACCCCATAAGGCTAAGAAAAAATAAAGAGATGATGCTAAATTATGCAATAATGCACTCAACCAAATATGCTTTCCTATCAGCATTTTGATATCCAACTTTAATCCAATGGTAAATAAAAGAAGTGTTACTCCTGCATTAGCAAGCCACTCAATAATTTCATTACTTTCGATTCCAGAAGAATGAAGAATGAACCCCGCTATCAGAAATCCTACAAGGGGTGGAAATTTAGATTTAAAGGCAAGAAATCCTGTTATAAAAGTAGTAAGTATAATCAGTATGATCTGTTCGTTCATATAGTTTGTAGTTTCTTAATTTTAGAATGTGATTAATTGAGTCTACGTATAAATTCAATTTAAAACTGTTTAATTGTAGTTAATTATTCACTAATTTAAATAACTATGTACACTCCACAAAACACCTAATAAACTAGTGGATAAACCCAATATTTTCAATTTCCTATTACCTTTTTTTTCTTCAATCAGTAATTGACCTACGATAATAGATAAAAATAATAACCCTACAATTGTAATGGTAGGTCTAATAAAAAACGTAACATCATGCTCTTCTAATTGTTGACCATATAATCTATCTATTCCTATTAATTCAAAAAAATACCCTAGCATTGAAAATCAACACTAGGGTACTTTATATTAAGATCAGACTTCGACTAATAAATAATCTTCGGTCCTACTTTATTCACTTTAGAAACAAACATATCGCTTTCAATCCCAATAGATTTGAAGGCTTCTACTTTTGCTTTAGCAATTCTTTCTGCTTTGTCCATTCCTCTACATAAAGAGAATACAGATGGGCCAGAACCAGAAATTGCAGTTCCCATAGAACCTGCATAGATTGCTGCTCTTTTTACCTCGTCAAAACCAGGAATTAACATAGAACGAATTGGCTCTACAATTACATCTTGTAAAGAGCGTCCTATTAAATCGTAATTCTCTTGCTCTAAACCAGCAATTAAACCACCAACATTACCCCATTGGCGTACGGCATCTACCAAAGGAATCTCACCTCTTAAGATATTACGAGCATCTTTTGTAGATACTTCTATATGAGGGTGTACTACTGCACAACATAATTCATTTGGTACATTTAAGCGTACAACATCCAATGGATCGTAGCTTCTTACCAAAACAAAACCGCCATATAATGCCGGAGCAACGTTATCTGCATGCGCAGCACCACAAGCTACACGTTCACCTTCCATTGCAAAAGGTAAAAGTTCTTCTGTAGTTAATGGATTGTCGAACAATGCGTTAACAGCAAAGGCACCTGCAACAGTACTTGCTGAAGATGAACCTAAACCACTACCGAAAGGCATTTTCTTATGTAAAACAACCTCGATTCCTGCTTTCTCTGCACCTATTCTTTCTAAGAACTGATACACAGAAACAGTAGCCGTATTGTCTCTTGGATCTCTAGACAATCGTCCCTCATCCCCTGTAATGTCTTTGATTACAATACCTGGTTTGTCGACTAATTTCATTTCGATCTCGTCACCAGGACTATCCACAGCAAAACCAAGGATATCAAAGCCACAAGCTACGTTAGCCACTGTAGCAGGGGCAAAAGCTTTTACTTCTTTCATCTTATTATAAAAAAATAGAGACAAGGCAAACCTTGTCTCTACCCTATTAATTGTATGTAATTAATTTCTTAGTTTGTTAAGAAATTACCAATTGTAATAATCTCAGCAAATACACCTGCAGCTGTTACTTCTGCACCTGCACCCGGACCTCTAATTACTAGAGGTTCGTTAAAGTAACGACGTGATGTAAATACAACCATATTGTCTGACCCAACCAAACCATAGAATGGATGCGTACTGTCAACCGCTTGTAAACTTACTGTTGCCTTACCTTCTTCATCAAGTGTTGCCACAATACGAAGTGCTTTACCTTCTGCTTCTGCTTCTGCTCTTTGCTTTTCGAAAAGGTCATTTGCTTTTTCTAATTCAACAAAGAAATCATCTACAGATGCCGCATCAAGACATGCTTGAGGCAAGATTGGTTCTACAACTACATCAGATGGTTCCATATGATAACCAGCTTCTCTAGCTAGAATTAAGATTTTTCGAGCAACATCAACTCCACCTAAATCATCACGTGGGTCTGGTTCAGTATACCCCATCTCTTTTGCTTGTTTTACTAGCTCAGAGAATTTCATACCTGCAGCAAACGTATTGAATAAGTAAGATAATGTACCAGATAAGATACCTTCAATCTTAATAATTTTATCACCAGATCTTCTTAAATCTTGAAGAGGTCCAATAACAGGAAGACCTGCACCAACGTTTGTCTCATACAAGAATTTAACTCCTCTACGTTTTGCAGCTGCTTGGCATTTTAGATAATACTCTAAAGTACCTGAGTTGGCAATTTTGTTTGGAGTTGTGATAGAAATTGAGTTTAACAAGATGTTCTCGTACAATTTAACTGCGCTGTCTCCAGGCGTACAGTCTACAAATACAGAGTTTGGCAAGTTCATCTCTATCATTTTCTCAACAAATAACTCCGCATTAGATGCTTCGCCATCTGCTAGGATTTCTTCTTTTGATAAAGAGATATCTAAACCTGTCTCATTAAAAATCATTTTCTTTGAGTTGGCAGCACCTACAACATTTAGACGTAAATTACGCTCAGTTAATAAATATTCTGCCTGATCTTTCATTTGATTAAGTAACGTATTACCAATCAAACCAAGACCTAACATAAACACGTTCAACTCTGCCATATCAGACAAGAAGAAGATTTCGTGTAATGCATTTAATGATTTATATAAGTGCTTTTGTTCAATTACTACAGAAACGTTTAATTCTGAAGATCCTTGAGCAATTGCTGATATACTTACACCGTTTTTACCAAGTGCACTAAATAATTTAGCGGCAACACCTGG
This region includes:
- a CDS encoding sensor histidine kinase, producing the protein MNNLLEDKKRPFFWLFLLNILLILGILTSLALLFVNQERLFDSQVNRYNSYRLGDALRQSDDFLTDYCKNFIITKDTIWEKKYWDLVALREGKLILEEQGWSTSILDSMYQMGFSEQEFTLLKEALGKSNQLIKKETQAFNAAKGIFLDSANQYTIKGTPDMDKALQILYDKEYLFTKKEVMEPIVRFESLIESRTQATVEKNREQVEHLLITIFVTIAISVLLSIITYYMIVKRLIQKEQLSNQLQSRNKEQACLYKISQLTESTSKDIKHILESATLIIPYGWQFTEKTCCRITYKESVFTSLHFTKSEWKQEAKIYNGATSIGTIEVFYNDLSLNRKESPFLKEEQELVEAVASLISNFHERKSYLENLSESNKSLKKEIAAKEKTEIALIDKEQQLQFALDVSNEGIWEIYHDSDVINFSERCYSILGFTSKSAELDQMVFWKDLIIDGDQEKALINRIKEIKRSGLHDSIYRIKTKDGQYKWIHTKGKAVAFSAQNVPLRIVGTMSDITERMKQEEKIVDAILETEDKERSRIAREIHDGLQQTMSTSLMSFEKVRSSVDFEEQKIYERFHMGYQYLKKAIEESRTLAHNLMPKVVSDNGIVAAIESLVSAIQPSSATVFNFDQNILENKLKLSVEMTLYRITQEAVNNVIKYANASKCNIQLLKHSDVVLLTIDDNGDGFVIDQKEKTFGINSMRTRAESIGAYFEINSHLNKGTQILVELPLK
- a CDS encoding cation:proton antiporter family protein is translated as MNEQIILIILTTFITGFLAFKSKFPPLVGFLIAGFILHSSGIESNEIIEWLANAGVTLLLFTIGLKLDIKMLIGKHIWLSALLHNLASSLYFFLALWGLQIMGAGLLASLDFIQLLLVAFALSFSSTVFAIKTLEEKGVMNAIYGALSIGVLVMQDIFAVVFMTISTGKVPEVWAILLFALPLLRPLFYKIMDTVKHGEMLTIFGIFMAFVMGAGLFDMAGLKPDLGALIIGVLLSGHPKASELSKSLFNIKELLLVCFFLDIGLSTSLSTSAFVFAFVLIALLPFKAWLYFRFFDLFNFRVRTSVFSALTLMNYSEFGLIVGGLGYKLGWIPGELLVSIAIAVSLSFIIASPINNWSNEVYKFLTKIKSENSSLNKMDQMLDIGEAKVLILGMGRIGTGIYDEISKEFKERVLGIDTKEGTVLNHIEDGRVVLQGDAVDWDFWHRIKNINQFEIILFAMPHHHSNDLAAQQLKEMNFKGRTAAIVEYSDQISQLKENGVDAVYNVYREAGKGFATHVLEEFNEGETIVYT
- a CDS encoding homoserine kinase, producing the protein MKEVKAFAPATVANVACGFDILGFAVDSPGDEIEMKLVDKPGIVIKDITGDEGRLSRDPRDNTATVSVYQFLERIGAEKAGIEVVLHKKMPFGSGLGSSSASTVAGAFAVNALFDNPLTTEELLPFAMEGERVACGAAHADNVAPALYGGFVLVRSYDPLDVVRLNVPNELCCAVVHPHIEVSTKDARNILRGEIPLVDAVRQWGNVGGLIAGLEQENYDLIGRSLQDVIVEPIRSMLIPGFDEVKRAAIYAGSMGTAISGSGPSVFSLCRGMDKAERIAKAKVEAFKSIGIESDMFVSKVNKVGPKIIY
- the thrA gene encoding bifunctional aspartate kinase/homoserine dehydrogenase I, whose protein sequence is MKVLKFGGTSVGSAKNIQQVASILSDYQQSGQRVAVVVSAMSGITNKLIEVGNRAASGDETYKSLLKDIEATHLTAIRELIEVRRQSKTIAFVKLLLNDLEDILRGIFLLRELSLRSLDILQSFGERLSSFIIAEYLSQEGVPAEQLDARTVVRTNSVFGGAKVDFVTTNSAITKHFADHDKMQIITGFVASSESGETTTLGRGGSDYSAAIFGAALNAKEIEIWTDVDGVMTTDPRVVPTAFSLQQLSYEEAMEMSHFGAKVIYPPTLQPAIKKNIALRIRNTFNPSFPGTLVTAKSGQEDWPVKGISSIKEISLITLSGSGLIGVPGVSSRLFGALARGGVSMILITQASSEHSITFAVAPSDAVTGKKIIEEEFFNEMASGKVNPVEVEGNLSILAIIGENMKERPGVAAKLFSALGKNGVSISAIAQGSSELNVSVVIEQKHLYKSLNALHEIFFLSDMAELNVFMLGLGLIGNTLLNQMKDQAEYLLTERNLRLNVVGAANSKKMIFNETGLDISLSKEEILADGEASNAELFVEKMIEMNLPNSVFVDCTPGDSAVKLYENILLNSISITTPNKIANSGTLEYYLKCQAAAKRRGVKFLYETNVGAGLPVIGPLQDLRRSGDKIIKIEGILSGTLSYLFNTFAAGMKFSELVKQAKEMGYTEPDPRDDLGGVDVARKILILAREAGYHMEPSDVVVEPILPQACLDAASVDDFFVELEKANDLFEKQRAEAEAEGKALRIVATLDEEGKATVSLQAVDSTHPFYGLVGSDNMVVFTSRRYFNEPLVIRGPGAGAEVTAAGVFAEIITIGNFLTN